From Maridesulfovibrio ferrireducens, a single genomic window includes:
- the cydB gene encoding cytochrome d ubiquinol oxidase subunit II, protein MLETIWFLLWGVLWAVYFMLDGYDLGLGSVMPFLAKSEKDKKTIYNSMGPFWDGNEVWLVTAGGVTFAAFPKAYAVMFSGLYTALMLLLMALILRGVAFEFRGLVESDWSRKFWDGAMVVGSALPGLLLGVAFANIFQGIPINAEGVFQGGLLTLLNPYGLAGGVLFVLLFAIHGCLWLAVRTTGDLNARAGNLAAAIWPFLVAVYAAFLALTGLYTKLLSNYLTNPILLLILLIPIFAIVMVRTYISTQKWWLAWTCSAALIFSTTMFGIIGLFPALLPSSINPAFSITIHNAASSQLTLKIMLTVALTMVPLVIAYQFWMHKIFATKITDEDIGY, encoded by the coding sequence ATGCTGGAAACTATATGGTTCTTATTATGGGGAGTACTCTGGGCCGTCTATTTCATGCTCGATGGGTATGATCTGGGACTAGGGTCAGTGATGCCTTTTCTCGCCAAAAGCGAAAAAGATAAAAAAACAATTTATAATTCAATGGGCCCCTTCTGGGATGGTAACGAAGTTTGGCTGGTCACAGCGGGCGGAGTAACCTTCGCAGCTTTCCCGAAAGCTTATGCTGTAATGTTCAGCGGACTATACACAGCTCTGATGCTTCTGCTTATGGCGCTTATTCTTCGCGGCGTAGCATTTGAATTCAGAGGACTGGTTGAATCCGACTGGTCACGCAAATTCTGGGATGGCGCTATGGTCGTCGGCAGTGCGCTTCCGGGACTTCTTCTGGGTGTTGCTTTCGCCAACATATTCCAGGGAATTCCAATCAATGCAGAAGGTGTTTTTCAAGGCGGCCTGCTGACTCTGCTGAACCCTTACGGACTCGCAGGCGGAGTGCTGTTTGTACTTCTATTCGCAATACACGGATGTTTATGGCTGGCAGTACGAACGACAGGTGATCTGAATGCACGCGCAGGCAACCTTGCGGCTGCAATCTGGCCTTTCTTAGTTGCTGTATATGCTGCTTTTCTGGCCCTCACCGGCCTCTACACCAAGCTGCTCAGCAACTATCTGACAAACCCGATCCTACTGTTAATCCTGCTCATTCCAATCTTTGCAATCGTTATGGTCAGAACATACATATCGACTCAAAAATGGTGGCTGGCTTGGACCTGCTCCGCAGCACTCATTTTCTCCACAACAATGTTCGGAATTATCGGACTGTTTCCGGCCCTGCTGCCTTCAAGCATCAATCCGGCTTTCTCGATTACCATTCACAACGCCGCTTCAAGTCAATTGACCCTTAAAATCATGCTGACCGTGGCTCTGACAATGGTACCTCTTGTAATCGCTTATCAGTTCTGGATGCATAAGATTTTTGCAACCAAAATTACTGATGAAGATATCGGCTACTAA
- a CDS encoding ferritin yields the protein MSNKVLEKALNEHLNAEMYSAYLYLSMSAYFSDTGLSGFANWMRVQAKEEQFHAMKFYDYINERGGKVLLTAIEAPQQDWASPLEAVQAVLEHEKKVTALINGLVDLAIDERDHATNIFLQWFVTEQVEEEDNVNEILNKLKLAGTQGNGMFMLDKDLAARVFTAPTAA from the coding sequence ATGTCTAATAAAGTTCTTGAAAAAGCTCTCAATGAGCATCTAAACGCTGAAATGTACTCAGCCTATCTCTATCTTTCCATGTCCGCTTACTTCAGCGACACCGGACTTAGCGGTTTTGCAAACTGGATGAGAGTACAGGCTAAAGAAGAACAGTTTCACGCCATGAAATTCTACGATTACATCAACGAACGCGGCGGAAAAGTTCTACTGACAGCTATTGAAGCTCCACAGCAGGACTGGGCCAGCCCACTTGAAGCTGTGCAGGCTGTTCTTGAGCATGAAAAGAAAGTAACCGCACTTATCAACGGCCTTGTTGATCTTGCTATTGATGAAAGAGATCACGCAACAAACATCTTCCTGCAATGGTTCGTAACTGAGCAGGTTGAAGAAGAAGATAACGTTAACGAAATTCTGAACAAGCTCAAGCTTGCCGGAACTCAAGGAAACGGTATGTTCATGCTTGATAAGGATCTTGCAGCACGCGTTTTCACTGCTCCGACTGCGGCATAA